Genomic DNA from Felis catus isolate Fca126 chromosome E3, F.catus_Fca126_mat1.0, whole genome shotgun sequence:
GGGGTTTGGCCGCGGGGTGCCCAGTCCAAACAGAATCCTGAACTTCTCCTTCAAGCCTGAATCCTTGCTTGTCGGCTTGGCCATGGTGGGCAGGGACGCACCAGAGGCCGCCTCTGCGCCGAAGAAACGAGCAGAGATCTCAGGAGCAGCTCCCCTGCACCTGCCCCGCTGCAGACCTCCGGGACCCCGGGACCCCTAGGCCTGGCCAACAGCAGGCCGGCTGCCGCGCCGCCCGACTGGGGGCACAGGGTGGAGTCCCCGACGTtcgccccctctctcttccccacgtGGGGGCGGCCTGTCGGGGGGTGGCGCCGGAAGCAGGGAGCCCCTCGCACCCGCTCTGTTTTAACACCAAGGAGCGCTCgcggctccaggctccggctGCGGTGGGCTCTGCCGAAGCCCGGGACCCGGGACACCGCGGGGTCCGCCCTCGCCGCCTCAGCGCCGAGCAGGGCCCCCCGGCGCGgccgcctccccctgccccatggGGGTCGGGCCACACCGCGGGCCGGGACGGCGCCTGCGGTCGGGACGCCGCGAGCCACTCACCCCACGCCGCGCCCGCCGCGCGCCAGGCTCCCTGGCGCGGAGAAGGGAGCGCACCCCCGGCaaccgccccccgccccaaaaCGGGCCGCCGCCGGAAGCTCGACCTGCACTtccggcggcgggcgggggccgaAGGCGGCCGCCGAGCTTGCTGGGAGTCGTAGTTCCGGGCCGCTCTGTGGCGGAAATGCGGGGGCGAGCGTCACGTAACGTGGTCACGGGGGCCGCCGGGAAGTGTAGTCCGCAGGACTCAAGCATGAACGCGACGGGCGTGAGGATGGTGACCCGGAGCCGCAGCCGGGGCCCGGGGGCCGGgccgcgggggggtggggagaaggccgCGCCGCTCTGGAGGGGAGAGGCGGCTGCAGGTAGTGCCGCGCCCGGATCGGAGCCTGGGGAGGAAAACGGGGGAAGGGGCCTGCAAGGGGCTGGGGACTGGGGGCTGGGATTCGGGGTCGCTCCCACGTGCGGCCCTGGCTCCCACCCTGCTCCCTGTTCCTAGGACACAGGGGCAGGGGTCCCCAGGGACTGGGTCCGGGcgctcccacctcccccatcatCGTCCTGAACTGGAAGCCTGCCCCGAGATATTCCACTTGTGCCAAGCTAGCTGTGGGCCGACCAGCCTTATCCTCAGAGCTGCTTCCCTCTCAGAGAGACCAGGTGCCGCGGGCACGTGCAGCCGGAAGTCCTCTTTCCCGGCTGGCTAGCGGGTGCCTCCCGGGGGGCGTGGTCTTCGCTAGGTTTATCCTCGAAGGCATTAAGGACCTAGGAACTGCGGGGTGAGCAAGACCCACAGGTCCCTGCAACGTGCCCTGCAGGGCGGCCAGAGGGGGGTTCTCATAGGCACCCAGTGAACTTAGGGGTAGTCCAGACAGGAGACAGGGAGCTCCACTGTGATACAAGCCTGGCGGAAGCACTGGGGCAAGGAGAAGTCTGTGACGATGGCCGCTAGGCAGGAGCTGTGATGCTAAGGTGGAGTTTGGAGTTCGCCGCGAGTACAAGGAAAAAGCAATAAGGAGACTTAAACAGAAGTGATGCAATCTGTTTTTGGGTCAGAAATTTCTCTCTAGCGCAGTGTGGAAActagattgggggagggggggcaccaTGGCAGAGGCTGTTGGTAGAGTCCCCCTGTGCTAACGCAGACTTGGTCAGGAAGGCAGTGGCGTAAGGAGGGCTGAGTCGTCAAAGTGTGGCCTGCAGAGGCCAGAGCACCCCCGCTGCGGTAGATGGTTGTGGAGTGAATGATGCTGGGTGAGTAGCAGGTAGGGCACCGCCCACACCCCACCCTCACCTGTGGCCCCTGCTGAAGGCTCGGAATGGCACTatttgcagaaggaaggaagagcccCAGCCCTTCGAGGCATCGGCGGAAGACACAAAAACTGAATGTGGCCTACGATCGGGAGGAAGAAGACCCCAAACGCCCCAGGGTACCAAGCTGGGAGCCCCGGGACTGGCGGCAGCAGCTGCTGAACATCCGCACCATGAGGAGCGGGAAGGACGCACCTGTGGACTGGCTGGGGGTTGAGCACTGCTACGACTCCGACGCACCCCCAAAGGTAGGCCGGGGCCCCAGCCGCCTGGGGACGCCCTTCTGGACGAGACGCCTGCTTCCTCTCAGGCCTCGGGCGGGGCACAGCCTGACACGTGGCAGCTCGTGGCTGACGCCCTCACCTGCAGGACTTGGAGCGCCGGCCGGCATCACCTGCTTCGTGGTGGCCGCTCAGCAGGCCAGGACTACCTGTGCCCGGGGCTTCCTGCTCCGTCTCCTGCCAGCAGAGGCCCAGGCGCAGCAGGCCAGCTCGGTAGTGTTTGCTGAGAGTTCCTTCCACTTCATGGCCTGGAGCCTGATCCTTAGACGAACTCGCTTGTAATCCCAGCCCTGCTGCCAGGGACCTGGGTGCACGTAGTTGTTTGGGCTTCATCTGCTCACGTGTGACACAGATGGTGTTACTCATGAAGCAGTCACAGGCACACGTGCAGCCGTTGGCTGTCGAGCACCCATGTGCCAAGTGGGATTCTAAGCGCTGCGATCGTTCGCTTAAACCTTCCAGTGATCCTGTGAGGTAGATACCGTGGTTGTCCCCACGTCACATGTGAGAAAACAGAACAACGCCAGGCCGGACCCCGCATGCACTCGGTTGGCCAGGGTGGGTGGAAGGTGGACGCCCTACGGGTTGCCCAGGGTCACAGGTGGAGGTGGTACAGGGTTTGGCTGGGGCCCGGCCCACAGTGAGCACCCAGGACCTGCCACTCCCCTGGTCCCTGTCACTGTGCAAGCAGGTGCGGAGGTACCAGGTGCTGCTGTCGCTGATGCTCTCCAGCCAAACCAAAGACCAGGTGACAGCGGGTGCCATGCAGCGGCTGCGGGCTCGGGGCCTGACAGTGGACAGCATCCTGCAGACGGATGACAGCACGCTGGGCACGCTCATCTACCCCGTCGGCTTCTGGAGGGTGAGCCCACCGGCCTGGAGGCTGGGGTACAACCGGCCTGGGAAAGATGTCAGGAAGCTGAGGGGAGACCGTGGGGGTGCAGGAGGCCAGGTGGGGCATCTCAGGCCACGGGGACGTGGATGTGAGTTCCCGCTGGAGCCCCTGCCCCACTGACCAGCAGATGGACCCAGGGCTGTGGGGCCTCCCTCCTTGGCCTTTCCTGTTTGCAGcccaccccttccttcctccacctccccacccagctGACTGGCGCTTCCTTTCCTCCCTGAGGCTACCCACCTCTCCCTTTGTTTACTCCAAGCCTCCCTGGAGTGCGTCACCCTCCTCTCTGGAGCCCCAGCAGGCCATGGAGCACTGGGTGGCGAGTGGGCGGATCTGTTGAAGGCAGCCAGGCGGGTGGGGCCGCTTCCCCTTGGCACTGGCGTGGGCCGCAGTTTTGTCAGATGGTTTTTAAATAGCCCTCTCCACTCAGGCACAGAATGGGaaccacccagctggcctggcgGCTGGAGGGGGAGCCCCAGGCTCCAGCCTTCCTTCCTGAAGGCCCAGGTGCTGCTGAGCCATGGCCGGCCCGCTTAGCCTACTTGGTTTCTGGGAGAATGACGGGGCAGGGGACCTGGGCTAGACCCCACACGCATGTCATTGGCCCAGGCGGGTGGGAAGCAGACAGGCTCATTCCCTCGGCTCATTCTCACCTCCTGGCAGGATGATGCAGACAGGTGCCTCTGAAGGTGTCTTGGGCAGGTGACAGGCAGCTCTGGGCACCTGTGGCTCTGCCTCGGGACTCCACTGTCCACTTCCAGGGCTGACCGCCCCTTCCACCTTTCAGAGCAAGGTAAAGTACATCAAGCAGACCAGTGCCATCCTGCAGCAGCGCTATGGCGGGGACATCCCAGATTCCCTGGCAGAGCTCGTGGCACTGCCAGGCGTTGGACCCAAGATGGCACACTTGGCCATGGCGGTGGCCTGGGGCACCGTGTCAGGCATCGGTGAGTGGCATACACCCAcaaggagggtggggcagggttAGCTGCCATCGGGGCTCTCCACGTCCTGTGATCTGCAACCCCAGCTCATGTCTCCTCACCCCCAGCTTAGCCCAAAGGGTCAGAAAGATGTTTCCAGCACTGAGCTGGGCCTGCCTTGCCTGTAGATGGGTACTCGTGGGAGGAGATCCTAtgtgctgagcacctactgtgtgctgggctctGAGAGGCCCAGGGGACGGACTCAAGGTCTATGCGTGGCATTGTCGGAGCTGGCCCAGTCTGGGGTAACTGAGCAGACTTCCTGAGGTGGTGATAACTCAGTCAAGAGCTGAGGAGTGAGGTGGGGCtggccaggcagaaggaacagcatccACAAAGCCGTCAGATGGGAGAAAGACCGGTAGGAGGCTCAAGAACGGGCACCGGCAGGGGAGGCACGGTAAAGGCAGGGGgagcctggggaaggaaaaggggctGGGGATAcagggaggaggagctggggggggggaagcccctCCTGGAATCCATTTCCTGACATTGGTGGCCCTCCGAATGAAGACAGACCCCAGTTAGGGTGTTGCTAATATTTCAGATCTTTGCCCAGAGTGTTGGGGCTTCTGAGGCCAGGCAGCGGTAGCCTGTCCAGCCCAGACACCAGGGCTTGACCTTGATTTCTCtgtgtgcccccaccccaggctcctctGGAGCTcctgcaggagctggggaggaggtgggaactTCCCCAGGGCTTCCCCGGCTACTAAAGCCTGGTCCCTGGGGTGGGGACCCTTCTGAGCACTGCGCCCAGATGGAAGGGCAGCACAGGGCTGAGGGCCCTGACTGTGAAGTTAAGGCTGGAGACCCGGCAGCCCCAGAGACTGGCACTGGGCCAGGCAGGGGGCTAGGTCAGAGCCTCCCCGCTCCCCACTACCCCCACAGGCTTCTGCAGCCGCCAGCCTCTCAACAGATACTTGAGCTTATCTTGACAGTGGCTGTCCTCAGCTGCCTGAGTCCCAGGAGGGGTCCCGCAAGTCTCCTGGGGGAAGGGCCCACAGCCCAGGCGACCCGACTTGGGGAGCAGCAGACACACCAGGAAGAAGTGTCAGATGTCACCTTTTCTGGTTGTCTGTGGGCATGGCCACCCGTAAGGAGAAACTGGGAAGGGTAGGCCTCTGGGTGACAGGCGATATGGTCACCTCTatgttacagaggaggaaactgagggttggtAACCCACCAGTGCGACCCCTATGCCTGTGTGCTCTCCCTGTGCTCCCAGGGTGCCCTCCATCAGGGTCTGGGGAGGGCCTGAGCCTTTTTCCAGACTATCGGTAGCCGGGGGGAAGGGAACAGATGTGAGACTCACTTTCTCTTTTGCGAAGTAGAAGGCGGGGACCGCCGCTGGCAGGAAAGAGGAAGCCCCCGTGAGCAGGTGCCCAGGCCAAGCCCTGGGGTGGACCAAGCCAAGCCCTGGGGTGGAGCAGGGGCTATGGCCCAAGTAGATGACAGCTGCAGGTGGCCTGGCCACACTCCCTCTGTCCCGACCATGCAGTGGCAGGTGCAAGCTCTGTGGCTCGGGACCTCGAGCCAACCCTCTGGACCCAGCTGTGACCACCCGGCCTGGCGCCCACAGCCGGTGCCTAGACCAGGAGGCACTGCTGCGCCCCAGATGGAGGGCCCAAGCCCTGTGGCTCAAGCCGCTGACCCGCCCTCTGTGCAGTTCTGGGCCCTGCATGGAAGCCCAGGGCCAAGGTGGGCCCGGGGCTCTGGGCAGGGACTGGGGCCGTCGGGGCCGGCAGGCGTGCCCTGTGCTAAGCAGGTCCTGTCTGCAAGCAGCG
This window encodes:
- the NTHL1 gene encoding endonuclease III-like protein 1 isoform X1, giving the protein MGVGPHRGPGRRLRSGRREPLTPRRARRAPGSLARRRERTPGNRPPPQNGPPPEARPALPAAGGGRRRPPSLLGVVVPGRSVAEMRGRASRNVVTGAAGKCSPQDSSMNATGVRMVTRSRSRGPGAGPRGGGEKAAPLWRGEAAAEGRKSPSPSRHRRKTQKLNVAYDREEEDPKRPRVPSWEPRDWRQQLLNIRTMRSGKDAPVDWLGVEHCYDSDAPPKVRRYQVLLSLMLSSQTKDQVTAGAMQRLRARGLTVDSILQTDDSTLGTLIYPVGFWRSKVKYIKQTSAILQQRYGGDIPDSLAELVALPGVGPKMAHLAMAVAWGTVSGIGPVCKQRWTRMCTELPTDSGGPRQRPIPRRRLVLPWRSGCPGSCGARSTDCWWASASRLVCPSTHAARAASTGHCARPRGASEDHGASAPDAVLGSALRAFAGEPQPVCNKAWELFAVGV
- the NTHL1 gene encoding endonuclease III-like protein 1 isoform X2, which gives rise to MGVGPHRGPGRRLRSGRREPLTPRRARRAPGSLARRRERTPGNRPPPQNGPPPEARPALPAAGGGRRRPPSLLGVVVPGRSVAEMRGRASRNVVTGAAGKCSPQDSSMNATGVRMVTRSRSRGPGAGPRGGGEKAAPLWRGEAAAEGRKSPSPSRHRRKTQKLNVAYDREEEDPKRPRVPSWEPRDWRQQLLNIRTMRSGKDAPVDWLGVEHCYDSDAPPKVRRYQVLLSLMLSSQTKDQVTAGAMQRLRARGLTVDSILQTDDSTLGTLIYPVGFWRSKVKYIKQTSAILQQRYGGDIPDSLAELVALPGVGPKMAHLAMAVAWGTVSGIGSCGARSTDCWWASASRLVCPSTHAARAASTGHCARPRGASEDHGASAPDAVLGSALRAFAGEPQPVCNKAWELFAVGV
- the NTHL1 gene encoding endonuclease III-like protein 1 isoform X3, with the translated sequence MGVGPHRGPGRRLRSGRREPLTPRRARRAPGSLARRRERTPGNRPPPQNGPPPEARPALPAAGGGRRRPPSLLGVVVPGRSVAEMRGRASRNVVTGAAGKCSPQDSSMNATGVRMVTRSRSRGPGAGPRGGGEKAAPLWRGEAAAEGRKSPSPSRHRRKTQKLNVAYDREEEDPKRPRVPSWEPRDWRQQLLNIRTMRSGKDAPVDWLGVEHCYDSDAPPKVRRYQVLLSLMLSSQTKDQVTAGAMQRLRARGLTVDSILQTDDSTLGTLIYPVGFWRSKVKYIKQTSAILQQRYGGDIPDSLAELVALPGVGPKMAHLAMAVAWGTVSGIAVDTHVHRIANRLGWTKTATNSPEKTRAALEEWLPRELWGEINGLLVGFGQQTCLPVHPRCQGCLNRTLCPAARGL